tcttGTGACACACGAGTTCAATCTATTACTTTAGTAGACTAGTACCATTTATGAATTCGCTAGCCCAAAGTAGGAAACTAGAATGTATGAGGCCATGAGGGCACACGTAGTATGAAATGAAAATGTATTCTGAACGTTCTTTTGTAGATGATTGTAATCACAGGTTGTAGCATTTGTAGCGCATATCAAAACAACTTTCGacgtaatttaatattaatatagaacAAACTATAAACTGATGtcaatgatttttactatgaaggGGTTGGAAAATCATGCCTTCTTCTGCAGTTCACAGACAAGCGTTTTCAGCCAGTTCATGATTTAACCATCGGTGTTGAATTTGGTGCCAGAATGATCACCATTGACAACAAGCCAATAAAGCTTCAAATCTGGGACACGGTTTGTTATTTACTTCTTTTGTTCTTGTACCTTTAATGTtacatatgtttttttttttgttcccATACTCAATCAACCCTTTAATGTTACCCGGTAATTCATTACATATACACTCATATTCGTGCCTTCTTGTTTTGGCATTACAGGCTGGTCAGGAATCATTTAGATCTATAACAAGGTCTTACTACAGGGGCGCTGCGGGTGCACTTCTGGTTTATGACATAACTAGGTAATGAATATTGTGTTATAACAAAAAATGTTAGCTTGCTGATGTGTCATGAAAAATGTTCCTTCTTTTATAAGCTACCTTTGTGTGTATTGTGTACCATGAAGGAGGGAAACATTCAATCACCTTGCTAGTTGGTTGGAGGATGCTAGGCAACATGCAAATGCAAATATGACAGTAATGCTTATTGGTAATAAGAGTGATCTTGCACACAGACGAGCTGTTAGTACAGAAGAAGGAGAACAATTTGCAAAAGAAAACGGTCTAATATTCATGGAAGCCTCTGCAAAAACTGCACAGAATGTTGAGGAGGTAGTAATTTATTACTTAATTTTTGTTTATTATTTAGTGCTTTAATAGATACACTTTAAGGAGCTTGTGGAGTACACATATCTGATTTTAAATTCTTTTCAGGCTTTCATAAACACCGCTGGAACGATCTATAAGAAAATTCAGGATGGAGTATTTGACGTATCAAACGAGGCATGCATGATAACTTTCTATTTTTTTCAAAGCACTTTCTTATAAGGACGTATTTGTTTTCTGAAGGCAAGGTGGCAGGGCTTTCGGGTTGGTTAAAGGTCAATATGGGTAATTTTTGTATGAACCGGGTTGACTTGAAACACTTTTATTACATAAGCTATAAagttttctatacataattataattAATGTGTTATATAGTATTATAACAAAAGAAATCTAATTTTCGGAACAACGTATAAATATATTCTTAAGGAGTAAGAGTCCACTTTAGGCAATTTTCAACCCGTTTTTTCTAAGTTAACTTTAGACTCTTTTGATACGGTAAATGAAATATAGTATCCGTGGCGAGTTTAAAGAGAAGCACGTGGGGTCACGGGACACTACTAGTTTGAAAATTTTTAGTAGAAAATACCctctaaattgtataggacaccactaaatttaacttcaGGACCCcgtatatttttcaaatttatagtttttcttttaacttgtataagacaccactaaatttaactactcggaccTCATATATTTTTTGAATTTGTAGCTTCTGAAAGTAAACTATCACTCAAAATAGcatttaaatataattagtaaTGAAAAAAATTTCGGGACCCCATTGAGTTATAATCCCTGGAATCGCCACTGTATAGTGTATAGGATCCACTTGTAATTAAACGAGTTGAAATTTATAATCTAGCTTGATCTCTTTTACAAGAGACTTTTCAAATGCATGTTATAAGGTTTTGATATATAGAACATAAATTTCATAAAAAAATTCTGCACAACATTTGTAGTGTTAGTTTTACTGCTGAACCAAGTTAATATCAACTTGCTaccaatttttatatttattaatttttatttttttgttattgcAGTCTTTTGGCATTAAAGTCGGATATGGTGGGGGCGCTGGTCCTTCAGGAGGAAGAGATGGTGCCCCTGCTCAAGGAGGAGCCTGCTGCAGTTAAAAAGTCGAATTTGCTTGATCGGTTCTTGTATTTTTCTTATCATGATATATCTAGCTTTCTCCTGTTGGTTTAACGTCCATGTGCTCTCTTCGGTTCTTATCATGTAAAATTGGTGTCAGCTTGAATCAAGATGAAATGGTATATATCATGATTATCATCCGTTTGTCCCTGGAAGTTTGGATTTTATCATGTTTCTCTTATGGATATATTGTTATTGTTTATTTATTTACATGTATTACATTTACATTTATTTACATCTATATTATTGCAATGCTATAATTCATTTCGTCCAATTCATTCAAGGTTTACGATCGAATCATCATCAGTTAGAACAATATGTTCAAGTTTGGTACAAAGCTTGAGTGAATTATTACCTACATATCAAATATATCGCTAAGCAATAATATGAGTGCTTATCTATAGCTAATTCGTTATAACCTTTTAAGAAATAAAAGCATAACTGGTAAGTTGTTGATGACCATTTCAATAACTATATTGAAAGTAAAATTTTTGTCCACCGTTGGATTAGTATTCAACATTATTCATTGAAACGAAACAAAGATTCACTATTTTCATCTTAATTAGATTGTTTTTTCTCTTACAAATGCCCATGTTTTGTACGAACGTCAGATTAAATAACATCACATCACACCATTTGTTCGAAACAAAATCAAAATTAAGACACGTGGCAAaaatggaagaagaagaagaaagaattaCAGTCATTATTAACGTACGTACATTCCATTCCTTGCCTGTACGTAATTCATACAATCtctctaatattaataaaaaacatAAAGAAATATACCATATTCTGGTACTTGCATgttattttgatgggcattttctGTATTTATTTGTATATTGTTCTTGGTTTTTGATCTGAATGAAGAACACATTCCAGTATATGAGTTACCAGTAATCTGTGTAGAAAATGGGTAACAGCAGCAACAATTTGCGGATAATAGGATTCAATTCCCAATTAGATGCAAGTTTTATGTTCCTATTTCGATGAGATCATACTCATAGTGTTTTGAATCACGAACTTTTCTGTTTTTCTTAAAGACGTGAAATCTTTCACAGATGAAGACATTAGAGGGGAAGTCATTAATTGAGGTACAAGAAGATAGTCGGCGTAACTAACCGGAATATGTCTTCCCTAAAATGTGGTTCGGACAATTTTGTGACTAATTATGAATGCAGAGTAATGTTAGCCAGTATAAAGACTGCTTTCTTTTCTGATAAAATTAATCTACTCTTACCTTGTGGGCCCCTAGCAAAGCTGGTTGATCAATTCACCAAACGTCACGTGAGTTACGTTGATAATATTGTGATCATGTAGTGTTAATAGCAAATAATTGTACTGTATTTCTTTTTGTGCCAATATTTCATTTTCTTTTCGTTTGATCTTTTATTGAGCTTATTGGGCATCATACCTTTGGCAGAGCGTTTGGGTTGGGCCAGTTTCTGTTTATATATCTTTTAACTACCAACTGAACAATGAGTTGATAAATGCAAAAGTTGGTTGAGAATTTGAAATTGCAGTTGGGGGTCTTCTGAATGCGTCTTTTGGCAAAGCAACAGAGTTAATAATCTCGCTGTTTGCGATAAGGCGAGGAATGTTACGTCTGGTGCAACAGTCATTACTAGGTTCAATATTGTCAAACATGTTGCTTGTTCTCGGATATGCGTTTTTTTAGTGGTGGAATTGCTAATTCGAATAAGGACCAGAATTTAACAGGGTTAGTTACTCATTATAATCATACATGAGTGTTGCTAAtgtggcaatttcaacccatttacgtAAATAGGTCGATTTGGGTTTTGATTTTTGATTTATATCTAACGGGTCAAATATAAAAAGGAGCATGTTGAAAGGCCACCCAACCTGTTTCAACCCAATACCAAATGTTGCCAGTTTTAATCCAAACCTATTAACCCCTTTGACACTCCAATTTACCACCTCTATATATTGATCAAACTGAGCTTTCTTGTCAGTCAAATGCCGGATTGAGTGTCGGATTACTCGTGATGGCAGTCATGTCCTTGATTTTTCCAACTGTTCTTCCTGTCACAAACACAAAATTGCATATCGGGACATCAGTGTTGACCCTATCAAGATTTAGTACAATTTTTTAAGATACTGTATTCCATGAGGCATATCATTAAAAATAAGTTGTttctgttggagtatgatacacattcaaagcgagcggaagcatttttaaaactttacaaaatcctactcttccacggatcattgtacaaaactttagcaaacaaaacaaattaacgaaaccgaacaagagaagattagaatacaacctttgtagccttttgaagatcgaatttgaaaacccaaagaagagttcctctaaacggtagacacccaaagttccaaccttgcttcgatctataccttctacttaacggatattttcttcttcgttatttccaccaaaaccgaacccaattatagattccaagtatttttggttacttgaaaataagaaagaaaaatagcatttttgtatgtgtgtttttgtatctttttcattacttttccaataccaagacttggtattatatattacataattgatacaattaatacatctagtacaaatgtaataaataaagatttgaaaatatttgcaaaatcaaatctttatataaaataagatttacaaaatcaaatcatattttataaatcaaatcaaatcaaatcttatatcttatataaaatatgatttgcaaaatctaatcaaatctctacatatttagatttgtaagtatatgtatacacataaaaaacttacttaatttattaaaccattaactaatgattaataaattaattttcgattagaaggtatatcaaacaattttacgattggcctttgtgtgtgaccgaataggataaatggacttttatcatttaatgtcatgggcatatcttcagaatatatgtaccacggtcaaaccacggtcgaactgtagccaacccgagaacatatttccaacagactcccacttgcactgacattaataatattggtctgtcttaaaagacacaccatgtgtaacaactagtctgctaagttacactcctatattttgatttatatcaatcatccttttgttcaagatatctatatgaacgtgtaacatggttaagtgtcaatcatcatcgttcaagattatgtttcccgatggagatttgtggtgatcaaatagactgcaattgcattaattcagtcgtagcatggccatgcatttaattcagcacaaatcaacaaggggcccagagatatcgcttaaactcgcttaaagaagaaggaacaaattgcttcaactgtatagacatccaccacattccatgatatacccaatctgcccccttatgaccggcatttacgcacagcgttagaaacaggtcaaagtataacatagtttgtgtcagaatttctcatacatatccactctaggataaatgatgttgccatcttagagcttaccttttgacttaaaaactatgaagtaatgtctaagtgtggtcattccagaacctcgAATCAattatcaagttcctcatgaatgtagtttcatataagcctatattactacacttcatagcagccttaattcaattctctcttccttagagaatgaccgactgtggaagtttatgaaataacATTCATTgaaagttaaaacatgcaaaatgaaacatggcaatatacaatgaaatgatcgcattgtgcgtataatataatctcaatatattaatcatcagatcaattgcaacatatattattgcccaatgtttaaagtttcaaacttaacataaaaatacaatcaaaatttatcatcaatgacacgaatgccaatagacatgctatgagcatcatgcttagtctgtggcaaaggcttggtgaaaggatcggCCAAGTTCttagtactttgcttgccacttctccatgtgacggctccaccgttcaacataaatacaaatcctgattgtgaagagcaatcatctctatctgattggaaactagcgtcagagtatcctttgacgctcagctcgtcattcccaccatagaccaagaacatctctttagtcctcctaagatactttagaatgttcttgactgctatccaatgagcttcaccggGATTGACctgataactgtagtgacccgaacttttccatgtttatatatattaattgagattgatatttacatgattaaatgtttccaacatgttaagcaatcaaacttgttaagacttgattaattgaaatatgtttcatatagacaattgaccacccaagttgaccggcgattcacgaacgttaaaacttgtaaaaatgacatgacgatatatatatggatatacatatggttaacatgagattatgataagtaagtatctccataagtatattaataatgagttatatacatataaacaagactactaacttaaggatttcgaaacgagacatatatgt
This genomic window from Rutidosis leptorrhynchoides isolate AG116_Rl617_1_P2 chromosome 2, CSIRO_AGI_Rlap_v1, whole genome shotgun sequence contains:
- the LOC139891046 gene encoding ras-related protein RABB1c-like, with the translated sequence MSYAYLFKYIIIGDTGVGKSCLLLQFTDKRFQPVHDLTIGVEFGARMITIDNKPIKLQIWDTAGQESFRSITRSYYRGAAGALLVYDITRRETFNHLASWLEDARQHANANMTVMLIGNKSDLAHRRAVSTEEGEQFAKENGLIFMEASAKTAQNVEEAFINTAGTIYKKIQDGVFDVSNESFGIKVGYGGGAGPSGGRDGAPAQGGACCS